From the Alistipes sp. ZOR0009 genome, the window TGTAGGTGTTTCCGTTGAGTAGCACGGTGCACTTGTTCTGCTTTAAATGCAGCACCTCCCCTCTGAAAACGCCCATGTCTACGTCTACAATGTAGTTCTTATTACCTGCCTGCTCGATATGGCGCTTTTTGCCAGATATGCGGTAGTCCTTCACGTCGAAGGTATACTCGTGGTAACCTGCAACTGTATATTTTTCTTTTTTATTTCCCATGGTTCATTAGCTTAGCTTGTGCCACATACGCGATATCCAAGGCGATGCGTTGGTAACTCCAACTTCATCCTCCTCAATCTTTCTTACTTCATCGAGGTATGCCTGTAGGGCAATCATGGCGGCAGCCATCTCCTCATTCTTCTCCTGGTAAAAGGTTTGGGTTAGCTTATCCTGAACGAACGAGGTGTCGATCTTTCCTCTAACAAAGTCAGGATGTCGAAGCGTTGTTTTAAAGAACGGGATGGTGGTCTTTATCCCCTTTACGGTTGATGCGTCAAGTATTCGAATGGAGTTTTCGATGGCCTCACTACGAGTTTTTCCGGTAATTATCAACTTGGCAATCATCGAATCGTACATCGTAGGGATAACCGTACCGGGTACAAATCCGGTATCTACCCGCAAGTTGGGATCTTCGGGGAAGGACATCTCGTCGATAATGCCGAAGTTGGGGGCAAAGCCAGCTTGCACATCTTCTGCGTTAATGCGGAACTCTATGGCCCAACCGTTAATGCTTAGATCGCTTTGCTTTAGCTGCAGCTTTTCTCCTGCCGCCGTCCTTATCTGCTGCTCTATTAGGTCGATGCCGCTGATGGCTTCGGTAACCGGATGCTCTACCTGTACGCGGGTGTTCATCTCGAGGAAGTAGAAGTTGTTTTGGCTGTCGAGCAGAAACTCTACAGTTCCAAGGGTGGAGTAGCCAACATACTTGCATAGCTTAATCGCCAAATCGCCCATTTGCTTGCGCAGCTTCTCGGTAAGTACAGCCGAGGGGGCCTCCTCCAGCAATTTTTGATGCTTGCGCTGGATGGAGCATTCGCGTTCAAAAAGATGAACAGCATTTCCATACTTGTCGGCGAGCACCTGTATCTCTATGTGTCGAGGATGCTCAATGTACTTTTCGATAAGCATCGCTCCGTTATTAAACGAGCTTACGGCCTCGTTTACGGCAAGCTTATACGATGTCTCTAGCTCCTTTTCCTTGCGCACAACGCGCATTCCCTTACCACCGCCACCGGCAAGCGCCTTTAGCATTATTGGGTAGCCAATCTCGGCTGCTTGTCGCTTTGCCTCCATAAAGTTGAGGATAGCGCCTTTGCTACCTTTGATAAGGGGGATGTTGATGGTGGAGGCAAGCTCCTTGGCAACGTTTTTATTTCCCATTGCGTGGATAGACTCGTGCGATGGACCTATAAATAGGATGCCCTCATCTTCGCAGCGCTTGGCTAGCTCTGGATTCTCCGAAAGAAAGCCGTACCCGGGGTGGATGGACTCTATTTTATGCTCTTTGGCGTAGCTAATCAGCTCGTCGATGTTTAGAAATACAGGGCCAGAGAGGTTCTCCTCGCGTACCTTAATTACCTCATCGGCAAATTTAAGGTAGTGGGCGTTGGCTTCTTGAGGAGTCTGTAGCGCATACGTCTTGATGCCCATATTTTTTGCCGTCCTCATTATGCGGATGGCAATTTCTCCTCTATTGGCAATAAGTATCGATTTTGGTAACATTTTACGTTGGTTTAAAGTGGGATGTTGCCGTGCTTACGGGGCGATTTGTCCATGTACTTGTTGCGAAGTAGGTCAAATGCCGAGATAAGCTTATCGCGGGTGATGGCCGGATCGATTACCTCGTCAATATACCCGAGCTCATCAGCAATGTAGGGGTTAGCTACCTCCTCCTTGTATTGGGCAATAAGCTGCTGCTTGAGCTGCTCTGGATTTTCAGCGCTTTCAATCTCCCTGCGGTTAAGTATCTTCACGGCACTTTCTGGTCCCATTACGGCCACCTCGGCGGTAGGCCATGCAAAGTTGAAATCTCCTCCAATATTGATGCTGTTCATTACAATGTAGGCTCCTCCGTAAGCTTTGCGGATGATAACCGTAACTTTAGGCACCGAAGCTTCTCCAAATGCGTATAGCAGCTTTGCTCCGTGGCGTATTAGCCCCGCATGCTCCTGCTCCGAGCCTGGTAGGAATCCAGGGACATCTTCCAGAACCAGCAGCGGAATATTGAAGGCATCGCAGAAGCGGACAAAACGCGCAGCCTTCATGGCCGAGTTCGTATCCAGCACCCCTGCTAAAACTTTAGGTTGGTTAGCCACAATACCTATCACCTGTCCATTTAGTCGGCCAAAGGCTGTGATGATGTTGGCTGCATAGAGCTCAGAAACCTCAAAAAGGCTATCCTGATCGATGATATTCTCGATAATTTCAAGCATATCGTATGGCCTGATTGATTCGTCAGGAATAATTAGGCTTAGCTTTTCTGGTTTCTCGGGGGCGTATACGGGCGAGCTGTCGAATGGCGCTAGTTCGATGTTGTTTGAGGGAAGGTAGCGTAGCAGCTTGCGTACACCCAGCAGGGTATGCTCCTCGTCGTCGTAAACAAACTGGGCAACGCCGCTTTTGCTCGCATGTACGTCTGCTCCTCCCAGCTGCTCGAAGGTTATCTCCTCGTTGAGTACCTCCTTAACCACCTCTGGACCCGTAACGAACATCTGAGCGGTATGTCGGGTCATAAAGATGAAGTCGGTGAGGGCAGGAGAGTAAACGGCGCCACCTGCTGCTGGACCCAGAATTACGGATATTTGCGGAATGATGCCCGACGATTTTATGTTGTTCAGAAAGATGCCTGCATATCCGGCAAGGCTTGCTATTCCTTCCTGTATTCTTGCTCCACCCGAGTCGATTAGCCCAACTATAGGATGTCCCATTTTTCGGGCCATCCCTTGCACCTTGATAATTTTTTGGGCGTGCGTGGCTCCTAGTGAGCCTCCCATAAAGTTGAAATCCTGCGCGTAGGCGAATACTTTCCGCCCATTTATCTTCCCATGACCGCAAATAAGGCCATCTCCAAATGGGGCTCCTTTTTTTGAGTTGAACGGACGGGCATAGGCGTCAAGTTCCTCGAATGTACCCTTGTCGAAAAGGATGTCGAGGCGTTCCTTGGCCGTTAATTTCCCCTTTTTGTGCTGTTTTTGCTTGTACTGCTCGTCGTACTGCTTGTCGAGCATCTCTTTTCTGCGGACAAATCGTTCAAACGGTGTTCTATTGTCTTGCATGATCTGTAAGTTATATCTCAACGATAGTTGAGCACGTTGCTTCTCTTTGTTTTATATTCTCAGGAAGAGGGAGATATCCCTTGTCAAAAGCCATTATTCCAATAGCCTTAAACAATGCAGGAGGAGAGTTGTTTACGCCTGACAGTTTTTTTCTGATAGCGGCATTCGGCATTCCTGTCGTTGTAGGGATGCAAAACGTCTCTGCGGATGTGTGATCTTTTCGCATATTTGTCGTGCTTTGGTTGGTTATCCGATTTGGTTGCACGACAATAGAGGATGGCAGCAATGTCTGCTGCTTTTACTTCCTTATACCCATTCGCCGTAGGCCAAAATCGGAGTTGCCTAGGCAGGTCTTCTGACTCATCCACCTTTAAAACCTTCCCAT encodes:
- a CDS encoding acetyl/propionyl/methylcrotonyl-CoA carboxylase subunit alpha, translated to MLPKSILIANRGEIAIRIMRTAKNMGIKTYALQTPQEANAHYLKFADEVIKVREENLSGPVFLNIDELISYAKEHKIESIHPGYGFLSENPELAKRCEDEGILFIGPSHESIHAMGNKNVAKELASTINIPLIKGSKGAILNFMEAKRQAAEIGYPIMLKALAGGGGKGMRVVRKEKELETSYKLAVNEAVSSFNNGAMLIEKYIEHPRHIEIQVLADKYGNAVHLFERECSIQRKHQKLLEEAPSAVLTEKLRKQMGDLAIKLCKYVGYSTLGTVEFLLDSQNNFYFLEMNTRVQVEHPVTEAISGIDLIEQQIRTAAGEKLQLKQSDLSINGWAIEFRINAEDVQAGFAPNFGIIDEMSFPEDPNLRVDTGFVPGTVIPTMYDSMIAKLIITGKTRSEAIENSIRILDASTVKGIKTTIPFFKTTLRHPDFVRGKIDTSFVQDKLTQTFYQEKNEEMAAAMIALQAYLDEVRKIEEDEVGVTNASPWISRMWHKLS
- a CDS encoding acyl-CoA carboxylase subunit beta; the encoded protein is MQDNRTPFERFVRRKEMLDKQYDEQYKQKQHKKGKLTAKERLDILFDKGTFEELDAYARPFNSKKGAPFGDGLICGHGKINGRKVFAYAQDFNFMGGSLGATHAQKIIKVQGMARKMGHPIVGLIDSGGARIQEGIASLAGYAGIFLNNIKSSGIIPQISVILGPAAGGAVYSPALTDFIFMTRHTAQMFVTGPEVVKEVLNEEITFEQLGGADVHASKSGVAQFVYDDEEHTLLGVRKLLRYLPSNNIELAPFDSSPVYAPEKPEKLSLIIPDESIRPYDMLEIIENIIDQDSLFEVSELYAANIITAFGRLNGQVIGIVANQPKVLAGVLDTNSAMKAARFVRFCDAFNIPLLVLEDVPGFLPGSEQEHAGLIRHGAKLLYAFGEASVPKVTVIIRKAYGGAYIVMNSINIGGDFNFAWPTAEVAVMGPESAVKILNRREIESAENPEQLKQQLIAQYKEEVANPYIADELGYIDEVIDPAITRDKLISAFDLLRNKYMDKSPRKHGNIPL